In Pygocentrus nattereri isolate fPygNat1 chromosome 19, fPygNat1.pri, whole genome shotgun sequence, the sequence TATTTTACGAGTGTATGGCAACCACGTGCTCtcaaagagtgtgtgtgtgtgcgcgtgtgtgtgtggtggggttATAAACTGTGATGTAAATTTTCTTTGTCGCCATGGCAACAGTGAAGcgtatttttgtttcttttctttgctcctgtgttctgctgttattttaatgttgtttttcccCCCTTTAAAGCTCTTTCAGGACTTCTGCCATGTGCCACATTGTGTTGTAAAACTGCAGTCGGCAAAATTTTACTTGTGTGTAGCTTGTGTGTGAAAAGATTGTCAGTGGGGTCCTCTACTGAAAGATgtcaaaaatatttatttttatatacatatgttAATATATAAGTAATAAAAGTGCATATCGCTTTTTATGTGCTGAATCTGGAAAAGTGTGTATTAAATTACTTATCAGAGCAGAGCaatagaaaaggaaaaaaaaaaacgagcgTAATGTATATGGACCAAGCTCAGCATCACTATTTGGGACGAGGCAAATATGAGCCGAGAACTTTCTTTGATGTGCAATTAAAATAGTATAACATGCTGCGTTACCAATTATTTAGGAGAGGATTTCTCTCAAGAAACACACAGCCAGTCACACCTTCTTGATGTACAGAGTAATACAATCACTTTGGTCTACAGTTAAAGGTCATTATAAGAACAGAAGAATTATAAGGCTGCCTTAAGAGACCTTGTAGAAATGATGTTTGAGTTTTGAATCTTCTTTCTACATTTCCTATTTCCTCTGCCCTGTCAGTCAGCCCTGCTGGGTGAGGTCTGATGTCTGTGCTGAGAAACGAGGTAGCTTTTGGGGGAAGCTAGCTTTGGAAAGTGCTACAGTTGCTATTGGggaacatattttattttagtcttAAAAGGCTGCAGTCAGAACAGTGCGTCTGCTTAAATGTTACTTTTTGGAAAGTGTTTACTGTACACcaaatgttgtgtgtgttcaTTGTTATGAATGCATAACATTTGTTTGtaataaaattgtattttttagaaagaaaaaaacccttGGAGTTGTGGATTTGTTAACTAAACATtccagtgaaaatgtgtaatataaatatagcTTAAATATAggcatttaacatattttaaagtgtttaatgaTGCTATAAGAATCTGAGAGTTCTGCTGTGTAATACTATAATAATTTCACCATCATGTAATATTTCTGTAGTACTGTAATACAGTAATATATACTATTAATGCAGTATCCTGTAGtataatgtacagtatatgcaaaagtttggtcaaattaaatgctgattttttttttacattttttaagcaAAGCAAATGCAGACAGCTACAAAGAACActcttctgcatattttagtgcactgtttatttgcttaaattaacatactgggggaaaAAGACTAAAATGTGCAAacgttatggcatattttatgttttattttttatccaaTATGTTAGTCCGATCAAAAAATAGAGCTTGTGCAAAagaaatttgaccaggggtgttcaaacttttgcataaccGTCCATATTTATTATATGATCCCTGTAGTGTTCAGATCTGTATTCATACGGGTTATTTGTGGTCCTcggcctgtgtgtgtgctctaTGCTGTCTGTGTGCGCTCACACGGTCCAGCTCCTCCGGTAATAAGCGTCTGTTACAGACTGGCCGTTGGAAACCCCGAGGAGCGCATTTCAGTGCCATATGCTCCAAATCAAACGGCTCGTTTCCAGCGCTCCTGTTcgctttttcttcttttacaaCACACATCCGATGTCCAGCCTCTCCCTGCCTTTGGTGGCCCTTCCATGTGGCCGAGGTGCAGACTTGTACGTGCTGTGGGAAGGAGGACGCTGCCTTTGATGAAGGCGACCGGAGTCGTTCACACCTCCGCCAATTTAAAGTGGAGGTGTTAAAAGTCCCCGGACAACACCCCCCCTCAGACGCCCACCCCTCCTCCAAACAGCACCCAACAGACGCCACTAATCCGCCTCAGCAGCAGAGAGGCCCCCTCACGAACCGACAGCAGCCCGCGAAGTTCAAATGTGGATTTGGAAGATTAATACGTCTTTATTCGGGCCTTGAATGCAGCTTTATAGCTGTTAGGGTCGTGTTCAGCAAACGCGTTGAAGGTGTTGATTGTCCACTCGAAATGAGCGTACAGGTGCAGGACTGATGACACATCAATGTCCAAGAAAAAACTCCACTCGACCAAACCATGCGGATTAAAAGCGAGTTTTTTGGTTAGGACATCTGTTTTAAAAAGGTGATTGTGAATAAAAGTATTGAAATGACAGGATGCGACTAAAAAGCACTGCTGAGTTCATCCAAGGCAAATCTTTCTTCACTTCACTGTTGGACAAGAACGGATTAATGCTTTCCCCTTTTCTAATGAATGATATGCTGCGTGCTCTTAGTCTTGTTTTTACCAGCATtcattatatttttgtatttgtatcatCACATCCCTCATGCCTGAAGTTGAATATTTTAccagcatttgttttttttttatcattatatttTCCCAACATGCCTTGCGTTGACTATTTCACCAGCATtcattatattttcatatttatatcCTGGAGATTTCCCGCCATGTCCAGACTGAAGGTTCTAACTGTACTGTTGATGCTACTTAACGGCTCCTCGGCGTTGAGCTCGGTGGGTATCTGTGAGCTTCCTTTGAGAACAGCTACACGTATGTTTCCATTTCCATGTCTATCGTGACTTAAGCGGTTGCTAGCCTGCTATCTGCGAGTAGAAAGGTAAGAAAAGTCCAAAATTATGAGGGTTTCAGAAGTGAGCGTAAGTAGTTTTCATATTTCGGTCCTGTTTCGTCCAGAAAACTAGCTACGATAAATCTACGACTATAAAACCCCgggctaacgttagcttagACGTTGCTTTGCTATTTGTTTGGAGATGTGTCTGTCGTAGCCTCCTGAAATTATACaattatacacattttaaaggCAAAAGCAACGAGAAACCTTATTGCATTCTAGCCTTTAAACAGCGAACGAATCAAACCAACCAGCTTGTCTTTCCAGCAGCATGACAGCTCGGGTTGTCAGGTCCGGGCTAACAAACACCAGGGGTGTTGGCTCTGACACCTCTTACACCATGAGCACAAAAGAGGGACTCCAAAGCAGAACCTTCTCACTTTCAAATAGCCTTCACAGCCCACACAGGCGAGGTGTGTCAGGAAGGCCTCCGTGCTGTATGCCTGATTATTTCAGTTGTTCAAGTTTCCCCTCGCTGAGGTGGATGTAGCCGTTGTAGTCAGTGTTTTGGTGACGAAACAACGACCAGGTTTATGATAGATTATGAAACGTATCATGCAGAATATCAAATAATATTAAAGAATGTGAAAGTAGGCACCTTTTCTCAATTATTGTCCACCGACTGCATCAACTCAAACATgcagaactgaaaaaaagagaCCAGTGTTTgggttattgtttttttttttattgattattattatttaatgaatGGAACAACTTACACTTCATCAATATCTACAACAGCAACAACgatgaaatatttacattctcTTCTACAATAATAAGATACAGATAGGCGTCTCCTAGAAATACTCATCATAACAGTGTTGTCTTAATTTAgcttatacattttttttaaatacaaagatGCAGATATAAAAAGATATTTCTGTGTTACTGGGTTGAAATCTGGCTGCTACACCAACAAGAGCTTTATATTAAACACAACTGTTACAGATACCCCAGCTACAATCTCAGAAGCCTACATGGCCAATGGTCCAGTGTTACAGACTATACACATGGCCTATGTCCCAGTTCTATAGCCTACACAGTCATTTGCCTGGTGTTACAGCCTACACCAGTGTTTCCCAACCCCATTTCTAAAGGTCCCAACTGCACTGTACAGTTTCCTGGTTTCCCTGTGTTAACACATTTGATTCAGTCAAAAGGACTTGCTAATAAGCTAATGAAAGCTTTCATGTACAGGGAAAACTAGAAACAGAAGCAagtgcccattggcttctattataagtgtgtCTTGAGTCAGTGTTTTACAGGTAAACACATTGAAATCACTGTCCATGGTAATCGACCACATGCTAGAGAAAATTGTAATTGAAAGAAAATGCTGGAATATTCCTAGAAGAGTAATAACTTGAGTTTCAAACTTTAAAAGTGATGACTGTCCAATAAACAACAGGAATTCCCCTTAGCTCTCCTCCAACTGGACCCAATGCCATGACTTTTGGAACAAGTTCTCTGGGTAACTGCTTTATGAAGTGATCAGGACCGAAGGTGAGAAACCAGCCTACACACGCTGCCTATGGCTTTGTGTTATAGCCTACACACTTCCACCCATAGTCCAGTGTTGTTGCACAGCCCCTCCGGCTCTACCAGGGCCTCCACACGGCCTTAGAGTAGTAGCTGGTAGGCAGTTCTCTCGCGTCCCGGTCATCAGGCACCCCATGGCCACGCTCACTCTCTGTATCCTCGCCATCTGAGCTCAGGTCATCACTGGACGTGGTGGATAGGGACAAAGACAGATCAGATGGgcttcctcctccttctcctcctccttcaccACAAACAAGCCCTCCGGGGGACTCGTTCGGCCAGGGGCCACAGCGTCCCGGCTCAGTCAGCAGGTCAGTCAGCACGTCCTGGAAGCGCTGCTCGCTGTTCAGAGGCATGCACTCCAGCAGGTGGTTCAGCAGGTCAGCCGCCACAGTCGCGTCGATGCCTGGACAGCTGGACACAAACGTGTGGACCTCGTGCATGCACTGGATGTAGCCTGCTGCAAAGCGCTCGCTCGCCTCCCGGTTCATGCTGTCAGCTGCTGAGGTACATAAAGACACAAGGTCAAAATGAGACACTACTTAAGTCCACTGCCAATGCCCCCAgctttcagctttaaatgaaagGACATGTAACCTGCACAGTTGTATCCCTTAACTCAGATGTAATGGATCAGCAAAGACAGgttcagtgtctgaagtttgcctctttagttttgcgctggagTTTCTAACCGAAACGTGATGAAGTCTGTCACTGAAAGTCTTGGATGACAAACTTGTAAAAAAACTTACAAAAAACTTCATTATAAATCTAAActtcagatagatagatacatacttgattgatcctgaaggaaatgtaGCATTATTAATCTAAATTATAACCTCATTATAAATCTAAAGGACCAAACTTAACATGCCAAGTTGCCTTGGCTGATCTACTACATTTGgggtgcttttgttttttcgGTGAACTAGTCCTTTAATATGAGGGGAAGCGCTGCCTCTCGCCGTGTTGTTCAGCCTAGCGTGTCAGTGGTTAGTTAGCTCACCTTTAGCTCTGTGTTGAAGAATACTTTCTACACGTTTCACGGTCATTTCCAGCACCTCGGCGTTCTCCATCTTGGTTTGTGCCTGTGAATAACAGAAAACACGTTAGGGTGATTACTCGTATTTGTATTTTGTGAGTCAGCACTTCATTTGTGGTCCAAAAGTTGCGGTGAAGTGGATGAAGTGAGCTTACTTACGTCCGAGTCAGCTAGCAGCAGCCGCAGCTCCTGTAAACTTTCGTTAATGCGGGCCCGCCGCTTTTTCTCCACCAACGGCTTTCGCGTCTGTAGAGAGAAGAGGAAACGCTGCAGAGTCCTGTACAGACTGTTAAACACAAGCGCTGAAGGATATGTACAGCGAGTCACGTACCTTCCTGTCTCCTCTGATGCCGAAGCAGTCATCCTCACTTCTGCCCGGTCCACTCCTGCCGTTGCGAGAGGCCGGGGCCATGTTTGCTGtgctcaggaaaaaaaacagaaaaaaaaaaactcctcaaAGCGCTGTTAGGACTCCTCTCAATGGGGCAGATGGTCGGCGAGCCCAGGCTGGAACAAAAGCGATCTCCAAATACACGGCGCTAACGAGCGAGGCGTGTTTTGTGCGctgagggagagtgagtgaggggcATTTATGGGCTCTGATTTACATGTGAATGAGCAGCAGGGCTCTGCGCGGACAGGTGACGGAGGACTCCCGGGAGCAGCGGCCAATCAGCAGCCTCGCCTTTGTCTGGCCTTTGTAAACCAACCCGCCCTGAGGAGAGGAGTTTTCAGTGGAGGAGAACAACTTAGCGCTGTCTGCCCCACACCAGCACTGTACACACTGTTCATGTCAGTGGAGAGCAGACTAAATTACACCACTACTAATTCTGTCACTACTAGCACTTCTATTAGCACTGCGTCTAATACTGTACATACTACAgcactaaaataataaaaaatgaaaaacaaaacatacataagaagAATActgatactactactaatacaatTATATCATATTACTGcaacaaataacacaaataatgcTTGCACAATAGTACTGATACTATCACTACTACCAAAACTATAGCATATTACTGTAATGATACGAACTAAACAATACTATTACACAACAATACTGCTACTGGCACTACTGCAAATACAATTACAGCACATTTtgctataataataacaaaaataatactaatacacaTCAATACCGCTACTGCTACACAGACAATTACAGCATATTACtataataattaaaacatcTGAAGTGCTATGGATACTCAATAATACTGCTACTGTTCTCTTACAATCCCTgccttattatatactaagccttattattcagtaactacatgggcTACAATGCAAACTACACTCaggctgagttattcttaagttacagaagtgtgtagtaaaatttggtctcttcttttttctccctctgatGTCCAGtacagcattttctgctgatatccgCCTCATTCTGATACCCACCGATACAGATATGCTATCTTTTTATCTAATACACAACAAAACTGCTGCTACTAATATTGCCAAATCTAATAATTTAACTTTAATGTGcactcattgctgacacaggcattcaattGCACATACAGCTTGTGTAATCTCTACTGAAAGACATTGCCAAAAGAATAGTGGGGACAAGTGTCAGCTAGAGAGGTATAAAGCCACCCATCTTtaagctgtggagcagtggaactgcattttcTGGAAGGATGGTTTTGCACTATCTGCAACGTTTGGGATGGGTTGAAGTGGCATTTGTGGTCTAGAActaatcatctaacatcagtacctgatctcaccaatgctcttgtggctgaatgcaatcacatcctcacagaatgttccaatatctagtgtaaagccttcgcAGAAGAGTGGAAACTGTTAATGCCGCAAAGTTAATCAAACTCCACTCCATTAATACACTAGAATTTAGAAGAAACGCTGGATGAATGTTTACAAACTTTTGGGCATCTAGTATACTTACTATGACTGCTACTAATATATTCAAAAAACCATAATtatacaacaactactactactaataataataatgcaaagcCGTAATGTATAATATTGAAATACTAACATTCTACACTACAGTAATGACttataaataatacaaacatttccaaaaaaggtcagaaggcaaaatgtaaataaaacagactgAAATGATCTGCAAATACTTTCTGActtgtattcaattgaaaatagcacaaagacaagatttttaaagtttcaaCTAATTAGCTTCATTGTTCTTTGTATGTATACACTAATTCTAATTTTGATACCTGTAACatgtcccaaaaaagttggcacaggggcatatttacatcatctttccttttaatagCGTTCAGTAattgtttgggaactgaggacaccaatCACTGTAATTGCTTCTTTCTTGCTTGAAATaacacttcagctgctcaagTCTGGGGTCTCCGCTCTTATatattgtgcttcataatgcgccaaatttttcaatgggagaccggtcaTCACCGCTCACTCTCTTACTACAAGCCAGAAACATTTTGATAGGTGGACCCACTGCACTTGGCGTCAGTCTGCCTCTGATGATACGATGATAAGGTGCCTTTATTGTccttgcacagtgtacaactaAATTGAGCAACAATCCAATGGCACTTTctacacacaaaataattaaacataaggctaaaatatataaagtgcagatttaagaaaaatagtataaaaaatcctaaatataaagaaaaaggactataagactatatattctaaaacagacaatagacaagtgaggtagcagttagttattgcacattcctgGATAGCTTATAGAGTTATATAATAGAGTTATATAATACTGCACACCTTaggaattattgcacagaaagaatatagattatagattgcacactcgagaacaaatgaataataaatagaacagaggtgaagtggaacactggaacagtgtaaagtgttctctgaagtcagtgccagtaaagagttGTAGTGCTGTTCAGTCACTTCTGCTGAGCGGTGTTCTATAAAAAgtccttgtcagtgtgtgtgtttggaagtgttcagttcccgtacggctctggggtaaaaaACTTTTCAAGTCTGTTTGTCCGGGATGGGACAGATCTAAAACGtttaccagagggcagcaggtcgAACAGATGATGTCCTGGGTGAAATGTGCCCATCAGGATGTTAGCTGCCCTGCTGAGGCAGCAGGAGCTGAACAGGTCCTCCAggcagggcagtgggcagccgaTGATGTTCTGGGCCATGTTTATGACTCCCTGCAGTGCTCTCCTCTCTGCTACTGAGCAGCTGCAGTACCACGTTGAGATGCAGTATGTCAGCACACTCTCAATGGTGAATCGGTAGTAGGacatcagcagcttctcctgaaggttgtttttcctgagaattctcaggaaGTAGAACCTCTGCTGTGCCTTCTTGACCACTGCCAAGATGTTGGTGGTCCAGGAGAGATCTTCAGAGATGTGTGTGCCCAGGAATCTGAAGGAAGGGACTCTTTCAACACAGTCCCCATTGATGTACAGTGGTGTGGGTACTGCTCCTTTCCACTAGAAGTCTATAATGAGTTCTTTTGATTTGGGGAGTTCAGGGTGAGATTATTCCCCGAACACCACTCAGCCAGTCCCTGGACTTCATCCCTGTAGGCAGTCTCATCTCGTATAGAGATAAGTTCAACCACTGTCGTGTCATCTGCAAATCTTACTATGGTGTTGGAGGAGTGGGTGGGGACATAGGTGTACAGAGTATAGAGAAGTGGGCTGAACACGCACCCCTGTGGTGTTCCAGTGCTGAGTTTAAGGGTGGAGGAATGATGGAGACCCAATCTTACAGACTGGGAGGGGTCTGTCAGAAAGTCTTTGATCCAGAGGCAGGTGGGTTGTGAAAGTCTCAAGTCTGTGAGTTTGGTCACCAGTCTGTGGGTGACAGGACAGTGTTAAAAGCTGAGCTTAAGTCTACAAAGAGTATGCTCACATAGCTCCCCTGgtgctccaggtgtgtgagtgcTGTGTGGAGAGCAGTGGTGATGGTATCTTCTGTGGACCTGTTTGCTTT encodes:
- the hes6 gene encoding transcription cofactor HES-6 isoform X2 yields the protein MAPASRNGRSGPGRSEDDCFGIRGDRKTRKPLVEKKRRARINESLQELRLLLADSDAQTKMENAEVLEMTVKRVESILQHRAKADSMNREASERFAAGYIQCMHEVHTFVSSCPGIDATVAADLLNHLLECMPLNSEQRFQDVLTDLLTEPGRCGPWPNESPGGLVCGEGGGEGGGSPSDLSLSLSTTSSDDLSSDGEDTESERGHGVPDDRDARELPTSYYSKAVWRPW
- the hes6 gene encoding transcription cofactor HES-6 isoform X1 codes for the protein MAPASRNGRSGPGRSEDDCFGIRGDRKTRKPLVEKKRRARINESLQELRLLLADSDAQTKMENAEVLEMTVKRVESILQHRAKAADSMNREASERFAAGYIQCMHEVHTFVSSCPGIDATVAADLLNHLLECMPLNSEQRFQDVLTDLLTEPGRCGPWPNESPGGLVCGEGGGEGGGSPSDLSLSLSTTSSDDLSSDGEDTESERGHGVPDDRDARELPTSYYSKAVWRPW